One Pseudoalteromonas sp. UG3-2 DNA window includes the following coding sequences:
- a CDS encoding ATP-binding protein, with protein MVAKRIRAKERDAIIQSLKSGVTPKIGIQHIQVGRVNELKALIQDIDRISDGGSAFRLIIGDYGSGKTFFLSVVRAIALENKLVTVNADLSPDRRIHASAGQARNLYSELMRNMATRNKPDGNALTSVVEKFITEAMKEADTSGKSINSIIHEKLASLSELVGGYDFAKVIEAYWIGHEKDDEILKANAIKWLRAEYSTKTDARNDLGVRTIISDTSFYDALKLMSLFVRQAGYQGLLVNLDEMVNLYKLNNTTARTSNYEQILRILNDCLQGSAEHLGFLLGGTPEFLLDPRKGLYSYEALQSRLADNSFAKQAGVIDYSSPALHLASLTPEELYILLKNLRHVYAEGDEAKYLVPDESLKAFLQHCSQTIGDAYFRTPRNTIKAFLDMLAVIDQNPQIAWHSLISSVAINEDKPSDVELETEDNEDGFADFKL; from the coding sequence ATGGTTGCAAAAAGAATACGAGCTAAAGAAAGGGATGCAATTATCCAATCTCTGAAGTCAGGTGTGACTCCTAAGATTGGAATCCAGCATATCCAAGTTGGTCGAGTAAATGAATTAAAAGCACTGATCCAAGACATTGATCGGATCTCAGATGGAGGTTCAGCTTTCAGGCTCATTATCGGCGATTATGGTTCTGGTAAAACATTCTTTTTAAGTGTTGTACGTGCTATTGCTCTGGAGAATAAGCTTGTAACCGTCAATGCAGACTTATCTCCTGATAGACGTATTCATGCATCGGCTGGTCAAGCTAGAAACCTTTACTCTGAGCTAATGCGTAACATGGCGACTCGCAACAAACCTGATGGTAATGCTCTAACAAGTGTAGTTGAAAAGTTCATCACAGAAGCGATGAAAGAAGCTGATACTTCAGGAAAAAGTATAAATTCAATTATCCATGAAAAATTAGCATCACTTTCTGAACTCGTTGGCGGTTATGATTTTGCTAAAGTTATTGAGGCTTATTGGATAGGTCATGAGAAAGATGATGAGATATTAAAAGCTAACGCCATAAAATGGTTACGAGCAGAGTATTCAACTAAAACCGATGCCCGAAATGACCTAGGAGTTCGAACAATTATTTCGGATACATCTTTTTATGACGCGCTGAAATTAATGAGTTTATTTGTCAGACAAGCTGGCTACCAAGGGCTTCTAGTTAACTTAGACGAGATGGTAAATCTATATAAGTTGAACAACACCACAGCGAGAACTTCTAACTATGAACAAATACTCCGAATTCTAAACGATTGCTTGCAAGGAAGCGCTGAGCATTTGGGATTCCTTCTTGGCGGAACCCCTGAGTTTTTGCTAGATCCACGTAAAGGCTTGTATAGCTATGAAGCACTGCAATCTAGATTGGCAGATAACAGCTTTGCTAAACAAGCGGGCGTGATTGATTATTCGTCACCAGCGCTACACCTCGCTAGCTTAACGCCTGAAGAACTTTATATTTTGCTTAAAAACTTGCGTCATGTTTACGCTGAAGGTGACGAAGCGAAGTACTTGGTTCCAGACGAATCTCTCAAAGCGTTCTTACAGCATTGCAGCCAAACTATAGGGGATGCGTATTTTAGAACGCCACGTAACACCATTAAAGCATTTTTAGACATGCTCGCGGTAATCGACCAAAACCCGCAAATTGCATGGCATAGTCTAATCTCATCAGTAGCAATTAATGAAGATAAGCCTTCCGATGTTGAACTCGAAACAGAGGACAATGAAGATGGATTTGCTGACTTCAAACTATGA
- a CDS encoding DEAD/DEAH box helicase, translating to MIDEHEKLDHRIQRWIFKQGWTGLREIQCLAIEPILSEKTDVLISASTAAGKTEAFFLPALSAIAPQETGVGILYVSPLKALINDQDRRLESLSDLLEIPVTPWHGDSSQGRKKKLKASPSGVVLITPESLESLLIRDSGWIKAAFSNLKYIVIDEFHAFIGSERGHHLLSLLHRLEHLLGRLETPIPRVALSATLGELEKVPLSLRPNRSLPCKIIKDTHSTSTLKVQVKGYVNPANLEAESSNDAEYTICQDLFKFCRGGNHLVFANSRSRTESIAATLSDFCEEKIVPNEFFPHHGSLSKDLRESLEKRLQQEHYPTTAICTMTLELGIDIGKVNSVIQVTAPHSISSLRQRMGRSGRRGGASILRMLIAEAELTKDSSVIDKLRLELIQSLAMIRLLIGSKWYEPADTSLYHFSTLLHQVLAVTAQWGGIRAEQLFSLLCKDGPFQNVNVENFKALLVHMGKTELITQLGSGELVLGLLGEKLTSHYSFYAVFKTPEEFRIVCGTKSLGTLPVDSLVLEGQHIVFGGKRWKVNDIDSEKKVIYVEHAKGGKPPKFSGAGLNIHDVVRQEMFQILKDGDYRISVGDQKVDFADSAARELFGESVRYFEDAKLSREPLLQVGNTTYIFPWLGDKVVNTIVALLIQHGFEAGAYAGVIEVEKASLENVHATLLKLASTELLTETELAQQVMEKRTEKFDEFLPESTLSEGYGAKAFDIKNAKSFFKSLAFSVNEQIATRQKVQ from the coding sequence ATGATTGATGAACATGAAAAATTAGACCATCGGATTCAGCGCTGGATATTCAAACAAGGCTGGACTGGCTTACGAGAAATACAATGCCTTGCTATTGAACCTATATTGTCTGAAAAGACAGATGTGCTGATCAGCGCTTCAACCGCAGCCGGAAAGACAGAGGCATTTTTCTTGCCTGCGCTCAGCGCTATAGCACCTCAAGAAACGGGTGTAGGGATCCTTTACGTTAGCCCTCTAAAAGCCCTTATAAATGACCAAGATAGGCGCTTAGAAAGTCTGTCTGACCTGTTAGAAATACCGGTTACTCCCTGGCATGGTGATAGCTCACAGGGCCGAAAGAAGAAATTAAAAGCATCACCATCCGGTGTCGTGTTAATAACACCTGAGTCATTGGAGTCATTACTCATCAGAGACTCTGGCTGGATCAAAGCAGCATTCTCTAATTTGAAATATATCGTTATCGATGAGTTTCATGCCTTTATTGGCTCTGAGCGCGGCCATCACTTACTCTCTTTACTTCATAGACTTGAACACCTTCTAGGAAGACTAGAAACACCAATCCCGAGAGTCGCTTTGAGTGCTACGCTTGGTGAGTTAGAGAAAGTACCTCTATCACTTCGCCCTAATCGCTCTTTACCTTGCAAGATCATCAAAGATACACATTCGACATCCACCTTGAAGGTTCAGGTAAAGGGGTATGTCAACCCTGCTAACTTAGAAGCTGAGTCTTCCAATGATGCCGAATATACGATCTGCCAAGATTTATTTAAATTTTGTCGAGGCGGAAATCACCTTGTGTTTGCAAATAGTAGAAGCCGTACAGAAAGCATTGCGGCTACATTATCTGACTTCTGTGAAGAGAAAATTGTACCGAATGAATTTTTTCCTCACCATGGTTCGCTATCTAAAGATCTTCGAGAAAGCTTAGAAAAGCGATTGCAACAGGAGCATTATCCTACCACAGCGATTTGCACAATGACTCTTGAACTAGGCATTGATATCGGCAAGGTAAACTCCGTAATTCAAGTAACAGCCCCCCACTCTATTTCAAGTTTACGTCAAAGAATGGGACGCTCAGGAAGACGCGGTGGAGCCTCAATATTGCGAATGCTAATCGCTGAAGCTGAATTGACAAAAGACTCTAGCGTCATCGACAAGCTGAGATTGGAGCTTATTCAATCTCTAGCCATGATCAGACTTCTTATCGGCAGTAAATGGTATGAACCAGCTGATACATCACTTTACCACTTCTCAACACTCCTTCACCAAGTACTTGCGGTTACTGCACAATGGGGAGGAATTAGAGCCGAGCAATTATTTAGTTTGCTCTGTAAAGATGGCCCTTTTCAAAACGTTAATGTTGAAAACTTTAAAGCACTACTTGTCCACATGGGCAAAACAGAACTCATAACTCAGTTAGGAAGTGGTGAATTGGTTCTTGGCCTTTTGGGAGAAAAGCTGACAAGCCATTACTCGTTCTATGCTGTTTTCAAAACGCCTGAAGAGTTTCGGATTGTATGTGGAACAAAATCACTCGGAACGCTGCCTGTAGATTCTTTGGTATTGGAAGGTCAGCATATTGTTTTCGGTGGAAAACGTTGGAAAGTAAACGACATAGATAGCGAAAAGAAAGTCATTTATGTGGAGCATGCAAAAGGTGGCAAGCCGCCTAAATTTAGTGGTGCTGGCTTGAACATACATGATGTTGTCCGGCAAGAGATGTTCCAAATATTAAAAGACGGTGACTACAGAATTTCTGTGGGGGATCAGAAAGTCGACTTCGCTGATTCAGCTGCACGAGAACTGTTTGGTGAAAGCGTAAGATATTTCGAAGATGCAAAGCTCTCTAGAGAACCACTGCTCCAGGTTGGCAATACTACTTATATATTCCCATGGCTTGGCGACAAAGTGGTAAATACAATTGTCGCCTTGCTAATCCAACATGGGTTTGAAGCTGGCGCATATGCAGGAGTCATAGAAGTAGAAAAAGCGTCATTAGAAAATGTTCACGCAACATTGCTCAAACTTGCTTCAACGGAACTCCTAACAGAAACAGAACTTGCACAACAAGTAATGGAAAAACGTACCGAGAAATTTGATGAATTTTTGCCAGAATCAACTCTATCCGAAGGGTATGGAGCAAAAGCTTTTGATATAAAAAATGCAAAAAGTTTTTTTAAGAGTTTAGCTTTCAGTGTTAATGAGCAAATTGCTACCCGCCAAAAAGTTCAGTGA
- a CDS encoding sensor domain-containing diguanylate cyclase: protein MSGYSYESLYDLALEDLDWERWQKLVNSVASLFNSPVAFINQASHKGIEVLIASELPTTHYSPGGSASMDINVYCHTVVKNNSPLYVQNAASVDAWQNNPELTEDNYVSYLGYPIHWPDGKCFGTLCVMDTAPTNYKKQFFDILEVLRDVISGDLAHLYKESELKIESRLDPLTNIYNRRGFEEAFEPLQQLSSKLNRKAQLIFIDLNNFKLINDTLGHEAGDQVLKRFANILRSCTRKTDLLCRWGGDEFIVVLNNDEQVAIQNFMKRIESLQDEEHKKTGMQKICFSIGNVEILPKNSKSLSELLHQADQLMYSCKAS from the coding sequence ATGTCTGGTTATTCTTATGAGTCGCTTTACGATTTAGCACTTGAAGATTTAGACTGGGAAAGATGGCAAAAACTGGTAAACTCAGTTGCTTCGCTGTTCAATTCGCCAGTAGCATTCATTAACCAAGCTTCTCATAAAGGAATTGAAGTATTAATCGCCTCAGAGCTACCCACAACTCATTATTCTCCCGGTGGTTCTGCTTCTATGGATATTAACGTATATTGCCATACTGTCGTAAAAAATAACTCGCCATTGTATGTACAAAATGCTGCTTCAGTTGATGCATGGCAGAACAATCCTGAATTAACTGAAGATAACTATGTTTCTTATTTAGGCTATCCTATACATTGGCCCGACGGAAAATGTTTTGGCACATTATGTGTAATGGATACAGCCCCAACTAATTACAAAAAACAGTTTTTCGATATTTTGGAAGTTTTAAGGGATGTAATTAGTGGTGATTTAGCTCACCTTTATAAAGAAAGTGAACTAAAAATAGAGAGTCGCCTAGATCCCCTGACAAACATTTATAATCGAAGAGGTTTTGAAGAAGCTTTTGAACCGCTTCAACAGCTATCGAGCAAGCTGAACCGAAAAGCACAATTAATTTTCATAGATCTAAACAACTTTAAACTCATTAATGACACTCTTGGTCATGAAGCTGGGGATCAAGTACTTAAACGTTTTGCAAATATTCTAAGATCTTGTACGAGAAAAACAGACCTCTTGTGTCGTTGGGGAGGAGATGAATTTATTGTAGTTTTAAATAATGATGAACAAGTTGCAATACAAAACTTCATGAAACGGATCGAAAGCTTACAAGATGAAGAACATAAAAAAACAGGGATGCAGAAAATATGCTTTTCTATTGGTAATGTCGAAATACTTCCCAAAAATAGTAAAAGTTTATCTGAGCTACTCCATCAAGCAGATCAATTGATGTATTCATGTAAAGCCAGTTAG
- the gcvP gene encoding aminomethyl-transferring glycine dehydrogenase: MSNAKSLEQLEQKQDFIRRHIGPGPAEVSEMLNALGVSSVEELIGQTVPASIRLEEGLQIGESRTEVETLSYLKSVASKNKVFKSYIGQGYHPTHVPNVILRNVLENPGWYTAYTPYQPEIAQGRLESLLNFQTMTMDITGLDLASASLLDESTAAAEAMALAKRVAKAKKANTFFIADDVHVQTIDVVATRAEQFGFEVVVGPATEAANHDIFGALFQYPTTSGEVVDITDLIAQVQDKKAIACVAADIMSLMLLKAPGKLGADVVLGSAQRFGVPMGYGGPHAAFFATRDKYKRSLPGRIIGVSKDRLGNDALRMAMQTREQHIRREKANSNICTAQVLLANMAAFYAVYHGPEGLKTIAERINRFASILATGLKAKGVALKHDTWFDTITVKADDADKQAALTRAVEHGVNFALNHEGEYSVAVNETTTRSDVAELFDIILGEGHGLDVDALDAQVAGENITGIPASLVRDDEILTHPNFNSYHSETEMLRYIKRLENKDLALNHSMISLGSCTMKLNATAEMIPVTWPEFAELHPFCPIDQAEGYKIMMTELHDWLVNITGYDAVSLQPNSGAQGEYAGLIAIRKYHESRGEGHRNVCLIPSSAHGTNPASAQMASMKVVVVDCDKNGNIDMEDLRAKAADVAENLSCIMVTYPSTHGVYEESIREVCDIVHQHGGQVYMDGANMNAQVGVTSPGSIGSDVSHLNLHKTFCIPHGGGGPGVGPIGVKSHLAPFMPNHSVINVEGTNVGNGAVSAAPYGSAAILPISWAYIAMMGSEGLKQATEMAIVNGNYVAAKLSEHFPILYRGRNDRVAHECIVDLRPLKDATGITEMDVAKRLQDYGFHSPTMSFPVAGTLMVEPTESESKVELDRFIEALVSIKGEIDKIASGEWSIEDNPLVFAPHTQADVLSNDWNRAYDRFYAAFPVASVAKDKFWPTVTRIDDVYGDRNLICSCPAVDSYRD; the protein is encoded by the coding sequence ATGTCAAACGCCAAATCTCTTGAACAATTAGAGCAAAAGCAAGATTTTATCCGCCGCCATATTGGGCCTGGCCCGGCTGAGGTGAGCGAGATGTTAAACGCTCTAGGAGTATCTAGTGTTGAAGAGCTGATCGGTCAAACTGTACCTGCTTCTATTCGTTTAGAAGAGGGCTTACAGATCGGTGAAAGCCGCACAGAAGTGGAAACCCTAAGCTACCTAAAATCAGTAGCCAGCAAAAACAAGGTTTTCAAATCTTACATCGGTCAAGGCTACCACCCCACTCACGTACCTAACGTTATTTTACGTAACGTACTGGAGAACCCGGGCTGGTACACTGCTTACACGCCGTATCAACCAGAGATTGCGCAAGGTCGTTTGGAATCACTGCTTAACTTCCAAACCATGACTATGGACATTACCGGCCTAGATCTTGCCAGTGCCTCACTGCTTGACGAATCAACCGCAGCAGCAGAAGCCATGGCATTGGCCAAGCGCGTTGCTAAAGCTAAAAAAGCCAACACCTTCTTTATTGCCGACGACGTACACGTGCAAACCATTGACGTAGTGGCGACTCGTGCAGAGCAATTTGGCTTTGAAGTGGTGGTAGGCCCTGCAACTGAAGCGGCAAACCACGATATTTTTGGTGCCTTATTCCAATACCCAACCACTTCAGGTGAAGTAGTTGATATCACTGATTTAATCGCCCAAGTACAAGACAAAAAAGCGATTGCTTGTGTGGCAGCTGACATCATGAGCTTAATGCTATTAAAAGCACCAGGTAAGCTAGGTGCCGACGTGGTACTTGGTTCTGCTCAGCGCTTTGGTGTGCCTATGGGCTACGGTGGCCCACACGCGGCATTCTTTGCTACTCGCGACAAGTACAAGCGTTCATTGCCAGGGCGTATTATTGGTGTTTCTAAAGACCGTTTAGGTAACGACGCCCTACGTATGGCAATGCAAACTCGTGAGCAGCACATCCGTCGTGAAAAAGCCAACTCAAACATTTGTACTGCACAGGTGCTACTGGCGAACATGGCGGCGTTCTACGCGGTGTATCATGGTCCAGAAGGCCTAAAAACCATTGCAGAGCGCATTAACCGTTTTGCCAGCATTCTCGCCACAGGCCTTAAAGCCAAAGGCGTTGCACTGAAGCATGACACTTGGTTTGATACCATCACAGTTAAGGCCGACGACGCAGACAAGCAAGCGGCACTAACACGTGCGGTAGAGCACGGCGTAAACTTTGCTCTAAACCACGAAGGTGAATACTCAGTTGCGGTTAACGAAACCACCACGCGTAGCGACGTAGCAGAGCTGTTCGACATCATCCTTGGCGAAGGCCACGGCCTTGATGTGGATGCACTAGACGCACAAGTAGCAGGCGAGAACATCACTGGTATTCCAGCAAGCCTAGTACGTGATGACGAAATTCTTACGCATCCAAACTTTAACAGCTACCACAGCGAAACTGAGATGCTACGTTACATCAAGCGTCTTGAAAACAAAGACTTGGCACTGAACCACTCAATGATTTCATTGGGTTCATGCACCATGAAGCTGAATGCTACTGCGGAGATGATCCCAGTAACTTGGCCTGAGTTTGCAGAGCTACACCCGTTCTGCCCAATCGACCAAGCTGAAGGCTACAAGATCATGATGACCGAGCTGCACGACTGGCTGGTGAATATCACTGGCTACGACGCGGTTTCGCTACAGCCAAATTCAGGTGCGCAAGGTGAATACGCTGGTCTAATCGCCATCCGTAAATACCACGAGTCGCGCGGCGAAGGCCATCGTAATGTGTGCTTAATTCCAAGCTCTGCGCACGGTACTAACCCTGCATCTGCTCAAATGGCGAGCATGAAAGTGGTTGTGGTTGACTGTGATAAGAACGGTAACATCGATATGGAAGACCTACGTGCTAAAGCGGCAGACGTAGCAGAAAACCTATCGTGCATCATGGTTACTTACCCGTCTACGCACGGCGTGTATGAAGAGTCTATCCGCGAAGTGTGTGACATTGTTCACCAGCACGGCGGTCAGGTGTATATGGACGGCGCTAACATGAACGCGCAAGTGGGTGTCACTAGCCCAGGTTCAATTGGCTCAGACGTATCGCACTTAAACCTACACAAAACCTTCTGTATTCCACACGGTGGCGGTGGCCCAGGTGTTGGTCCGATTGGTGTTAAATCACACCTAGCGCCATTTATGCCAAACCACAGCGTGATTAACGTTGAAGGCACAAACGTCGGCAACGGTGCCGTTTCTGCAGCGCCTTACGGCTCAGCAGCGATTCTACCTATCTCATGGGCATACATTGCCATGATGGGCAGCGAAGGCTTAAAACAAGCGACAGAAATGGCCATTGTTAATGGTAACTATGTGGCTGCGAAACTCAGCGAGCACTTCCCAATTTTATACCGTGGTCGTAACGACCGTGTTGCCCACGAGTGTATTGTTGACCTACGCCCACTGAAAGACGCCACTGGCATCACCGAAATGGACGTAGCTAAGCGCCTACAAGACTACGGCTTCCACTCACCAACCATGTCGTTCCCAGTAGCGGGCACACTGATGGTTGAGCCAACGGAATCTGAGTCAAAAGTAGAGCTAGACCGCTTTATCGAAGCACTGGTTTCGATTAAAGGCGAAATCGACAAAATCGCGTCAGGTGAATGGTCAATCGAAGACAACCCTCTGGTATTTGCACCGCACACCCAAGCCGACGTACTTAGCAACGACTGGAACCGCGCATACGACCGTTTCTATGCCGCATTCCCAGTAGCAAGCGTAGCCAAAGACAAATTCTGGCCAACGGTTACTCGTATCGATGACGTATACGGCGACCGTAATCTCATTTGCTCTTGCCCAGCGGTTGATAGCTATCGTGACTAA
- the gcvH gene encoding glycine cleavage system protein GcvH codes for MSNIPSELKYATSHEWVRAEGNGEYTVGITEHAQELLGDMVFVELPEVGDEVDAGEDCAVAESVKAASDIYAPIGGEIIAINEELEDAPETVNNDSYGDGWLFRIKASDESELDNLLDAEGYANSIDED; via the coding sequence ATGAGCAACATTCCTAGCGAGTTAAAGTACGCTACTTCACACGAGTGGGTTCGCGCTGAAGGCAATGGCGAGTACACAGTAGGTATCACTGAGCACGCACAAGAACTTCTAGGCGACATGGTATTCGTTGAGCTACCAGAAGTAGGCGATGAAGTAGACGCAGGCGAAGACTGTGCCGTAGCTGAATCTGTAAAAGCGGCTTCTGATATCTATGCGCCAATTGGTGGTGAGATCATTGCTATCAACGAAGAGCTAGAAGACGCACCTGAAACCGTAAACAATGACTCGTACGGTGACGGTTGGTTGTTCCGTATTAAAGCGTCTGATGAGTCTGAGCTAGACAATCTGCTAGACGCGGAAGGCTACGCAAATTCAATCGACGAAGACTAA
- the gcvT gene encoding glycine cleavage system aminomethyltransferase GcvT gives MASKTVLHAKHLEAGAKMVDFHGWEMPINYGSQIEEHHAVRTDAGMFDVSHMTIVDIEGVDAKAFLRKLVANDVAKLTVPGKALYTGMLNEQGGVIDDLIIYFFSETQYRMVVNSATREKDLAHINAVAADFEVSVTERPEYAMIAVQGPNAIAKTATVLDEQQQAAVEGMKPFFGVQAGELFIATTGYTGEAGYEIVVHNDAAADLWQKLLDAGVRPAGLGARDTLRLEAGMNLYGSDMDETVSPLAANMAWTIAWEPKDRDFIGRAAVAKQREEKNTDKLVGLVLESKGVLRAGAKVIVEGGEGVITSGTFSPTLGFSVALARVPRSIGETAQVEMRKKLVDVKVVKPSFVRNGKSII, from the coding sequence ATGGCTTCTAAAACAGTACTCCACGCCAAGCACCTAGAAGCTGGCGCAAAAATGGTAGATTTCCACGGCTGGGAAATGCCAATTAACTATGGTTCGCAAATTGAAGAGCACCACGCTGTTCGTACCGACGCTGGTATGTTCGACGTTTCTCACATGACCATTGTTGATATTGAAGGCGTTGATGCCAAAGCATTTTTACGCAAGCTAGTAGCAAACGACGTGGCAAAGCTTACCGTACCTGGTAAAGCGCTGTACACCGGCATGCTAAACGAGCAAGGCGGAGTAATTGACGACCTTATCATTTACTTCTTCTCAGAAACGCAATACCGCATGGTGGTCAACTCAGCAACGCGTGAAAAAGACTTAGCGCACATCAACGCGGTTGCTGCTGACTTTGAAGTAAGCGTAACCGAGCGCCCAGAATACGCCATGATTGCCGTACAAGGCCCTAATGCCATTGCTAAAACAGCGACTGTGCTAGATGAGCAGCAACAAGCTGCAGTAGAGGGCATGAAGCCATTTTTTGGTGTACAAGCTGGCGAGTTGTTTATTGCAACTACAGGCTACACTGGCGAAGCAGGCTATGAAATCGTAGTACATAACGATGCCGCTGCGGATTTATGGCAAAAATTATTAGACGCCGGTGTGCGTCCAGCTGGCCTAGGTGCGCGTGATACGCTACGTTTAGAAGCGGGCATGAACCTCTATGGCTCAGACATGGACGAAACCGTGTCGCCACTGGCGGCAAACATGGCATGGACCATTGCTTGGGAGCCTAAGGATCGTGACTTTATCGGCCGAGCGGCGGTGGCGAAGCAACGCGAAGAGAAAAACACCGACAAGCTAGTAGGCTTAGTACTTGAAAGCAAAGGCGTATTACGTGCTGGTGCTAAAGTTATCGTGGAAGGTGGCGAAGGCGTGATCACTTCTGGTACATTCTCACCGACTTTAGGCTTTAGCGTTGCCCTTGCGCGTGTACCGCGTTCAATTGGCGAGACAGCACAAGTTGAAATGCGTAAAAAGCTAGTTGATGTTAAAGTAGTGAAGCCAAGCTTCGTTCGTAACGGCAAGTCAATTATTTAA
- a CDS encoding LysR family transcriptional regulator yields MKNLSIDGLRTLVTVVDMGGFAKAGELLGLSQPAVSLQIKRLEDMLGCKLFKKQGQRQVLNQYGELLLPLAKQMLQQNDAIIQQFTSESVTGRVRLGIPSEFAARILPSIIGDFVSLYPDVALEVKSRLSKHLLSVVRQDQFDLVLALNEDLSSLSHPVFMQDQLVWVGDLSKVQSSVVTLVTAPEGCIYRRRAIEALQQAGLQYRIVYSNADLTGLTAALKEGLGITVLAKSTVPAELPYQPHTQILPELGQIGISLVKNTQESAHAVDKLAEFIALRLG; encoded by the coding sequence ATGAAGAACTTATCGATTGATGGCTTAAGAACGTTAGTGACTGTGGTGGACATGGGTGGCTTTGCCAAAGCCGGAGAATTACTGGGCTTATCGCAACCTGCCGTGAGTTTGCAGATCAAACGGTTAGAAGACATGCTCGGTTGTAAACTGTTTAAAAAGCAGGGGCAGCGGCAAGTATTAAACCAGTATGGCGAGCTGCTATTGCCGCTGGCAAAGCAAATGCTGCAACAAAATGATGCTATTATTCAACAGTTTACTTCCGAGAGTGTCACCGGTCGCGTGCGTTTAGGTATTCCCAGCGAATTTGCCGCGCGTATTTTGCCATCGATTATTGGCGACTTTGTTTCTTTGTATCCGGATGTAGCCTTAGAAGTAAAATCGCGTTTAAGTAAGCATTTACTCTCGGTGGTACGCCAAGATCAGTTTGATTTAGTGCTGGCATTGAATGAAGATTTAAGCTCATTGAGCCATCCGGTGTTTATGCAAGACCAATTAGTGTGGGTTGGCGATTTATCCAAAGTACAGTCTTCAGTAGTCACCCTAGTGACCGCCCCAGAGGGCTGTATTTACCGTCGCCGCGCCATTGAAGCCTTACAACAAGCAGGCCTGCAATACCGTATTGTTTACAGCAACGCCGACCTAACGGGGCTCACCGCCGCCTTAAAAGAGGGGTTAGGAATAACCGTATTGGCCAAAAGCACCGTCCCCGCAGAGCTACCCTACCAACCCCACACCCAAATCCTGCCAGAGCTTGGCCAAATTGGCATTAGCTTAGTAAAAAACACCCAAGAATCAGCCCACGCCGTAGACAAACTCGCCGAGTTTATTGCTTTAAGGTTGGGGTAA
- a CDS encoding REP-associated tyrosine transposase, whose translation MPHSCRLRKGRVSSAGQYYAITICCKSKAAVFNNLSVNQVVIREIYQLEQENCIKLIAYTLMPDHLHLLFQLMDMCSLSNVIRSLKGRTATKLRAMNIRKLWQKDFYDTCILHDTMLRNQARYIVANPLRARLVKQIGDYPYWNCIYLSKGIEDL comes from the coding sequence ATGCCACATAGCTGCCGGTTAAGAAAGGGCCGAGTCTCATCGGCTGGTCAATATTATGCGATCACCATTTGCTGTAAAAGCAAAGCCGCTGTTTTCAATAACCTTAGTGTCAATCAAGTTGTTATTCGTGAAATTTATCAGCTTGAGCAGGAAAACTGTATCAAACTAATCGCCTACACATTGATGCCAGATCATTTGCATCTCTTATTTCAACTAATGGATATGTGCTCTTTGTCTAATGTCATTCGGTCTCTAAAAGGAAGAACGGCAACTAAGCTAAGAGCAATGAACATTCGGAAATTATGGCAAAAAGATTTTTATGATACCTGTATCTTGCACGACACCATGTTAAGAAACCAAGCAAGATACATAGTTGCAAACCCGCTTCGGGCTAGATTAGTAAAACAAATTGGCGATTATCCTTATTGGAATTGTATTTACTTAAGCAAAGGAATTGAGGATTTGTGA